One genomic segment of Ehrlichia chaffeensis str. Arkansas includes these proteins:
- the proS gene encoding proline--tRNA ligase: protein MRLSDYYVPTLKETSADISVISHKYSIRAGLIKQIASGIYTWLPLGLKVLKNIENIVREEMNKSGSLEILMPLIQPASLWKESGRYDDYGSEMLRITDRNQREMLFGPTHEEVITDILRTTPVSHKDLPLILYQIQWKFRDELRPRYGIMRCREFLMKDAYSFDKDFSGAISSYNLMFKTYIKIFQKLGLTPIAVKADSGPIGGNLSHEFHVLANSGESTLYYDQDIIELMNSESIDVEKIKNTYTAADDMHDPQACPISSDKVKISKGIEIGHIFHLGDKYSKPMNANFCDSNNNKLLQMGCYGIGVSRLVAAIIEVFHDNKGIIWPETVAPFKFSLVNLYTSNDKCKKVAENLHMQLYDDVLYDDTDDSPGIKLARTDLLGMPWQVIIGKSTVEQDLIEVRNRLTKDKVLISTEQFLNKLKK from the coding sequence TCTGCTGATATATCAGTAATATCACATAAATATTCTATACGTGCTGGTCTTATCAAGCAAATTGCCTCCGGCATATACACTTGGCTTCCCTTAGGGTTAAAGGTACTAAAAAATATTGAAAACATAGTCAGAGAAGAAATGAATAAATCAGGGTCTTTAGAAATATTGATGCCACTGATACAACCAGCAAGCTTATGGAAAGAATCAGGAAGATACGATGACTATGGATCTGAAATGTTACGCATTACAGATAGAAATCAACGAGAAATGCTTTTTGGTCCAACCCATGAAGAAGTAATCACTGATATTCTAAGGACAACACCAGTAAGTCATAAAGATCTACCACTAATTCTATACCAAATACAATGGAAATTTCGCGATGAATTACGGCCAAGATATGGTATAATGAGATGTAGAGAATTCTTAATGAAAGATGCATATAGTTTTGATAAAGATTTCAGTGGTGCTATTTCATCTTATAACTTAATGTTCAAAACTTACATCAAAATTTTTCAAAAGTTAGGCTTAACTCCAATAGCAGTTAAAGCAGATTCAGGACCCATAGGAGGAAATTTAAGTCATGAATTTCATGTATTAGCAAATTCTGGAGAAAGCACCTTATACTATGACCAAGACATTATTGAATTAATGAATAGTGAGAGTATTGATGTTGAAAAAATAAAAAATACTTACACTGCAGCAGATGACATGCATGATCCTCAGGCTTGCCCTATTTCATCAGATAAAGTAAAAATAAGTAAAGGAATAGAGATAGGTCATATCTTTCATCTAGGAGATAAATATTCAAAACCTATGAATGCTAATTTTTGCGATAGCAATAATAATAAGCTCCTACAAATGGGATGTTATGGCATAGGAGTATCAAGGCTAGTAGCAGCAATAATTGAAGTATTTCATGATAATAAAGGCATTATTTGGCCAGAAACAGTAGCCCCATTTAAATTTTCCTTAGTAAACTTATATACATCAAATGATAAATGTAAGAAAGTTGCAGAAAATCTACACATGCAGTTATATGATGACGTTCTATATGATGACACAGATGATAGTCCTGGTATTAAGTTAGCAAGAACAGATCTGCTAGGTATGCCATGGCAAGTTATAATTGGTAAATCAACAGTAGAACAAGACCTTATTGAAGTAAGGAATAGATTAACAAAAGATAAAGTTTTAATTTCCACAGAACAATTCTTAAATAAATTAAAAAAATGA
- a CDS encoding holo-[acyl-carrier-protein] synthase has translation MILGIGTDIVYVPRISNLWKKFGTKFLKRVFSEKEIEDSKKYTNFDAQVRHFAKRFAAKEAYVKAVGTGFGKSIKMPDIIVSNNLHGKPQITINNSNIKYKIELSISDEKDYAIAFVVLYTEL, from the coding sequence ATGATACTAGGGATTGGTACAGACATTGTTTATGTTCCTCGTATATCAAATTTATGGAAAAAATTTGGTACTAAATTTCTTAAACGGGTATTTAGTGAAAAAGAAATAGAAGATAGTAAGAAATATACAAATTTTGATGCACAAGTAAGACACTTTGCAAAACGTTTCGCAGCAAAGGAAGCTTATGTGAAAGCTGTAGGAACAGGTTTTGGAAAATCCATAAAAATGCCAGATATTATAGTATCTAACAACCTACACGGCAAACCACAAATTACCATAAATAATAGTAATATAAAATATAAAATTGAATTATCAATCAGTGATGAAAAAGACTACGCTATTGCTTTTGTGGTTCTATATACAGAGTTATAA